The window ATTACAGCATTCATGGGAGCTTTGAATGTACAAATTATTCATCATTACCTCACAGATATTAAGCCAATTGCTTTAGCTTCGGTTACACTAAGTGTTGCATCTATTTTAAGTGCAAGCTATTTAATGCTCAAAACACCTGTATGGGAACACTTGCAACAGCCCAAAGGGCAAGTAGCTTTTATTTACATTGCTATATTGGCGATAGTAGGTAGTGCTATCGCTTTGATTTTGTTCAATTACTTACTTTCTATTTCTAATGCTGTTTTTTCAAGTAGTATTACTTACCTCATGCCGATAGTATCTATTTTTTGGGGAATATTAGATAATGAACCTTTTATATGGGCGCACGCCGTAGGTATTATATTGATTTTCACAGGGATTTACGTATCTAATCTCAAAAAGACAAGATTGATGAGGTATGTAGTTAAGACTGCAAGGTTTATGCAATTCAGACGAAACTTAAGGTACAAATAGCAATTGATGTTTGTGTTGTAAATTGGCTACATTTTTTTAATTTTGTATCTGCGTTTACAGCGCAGACCACAGCTGTAAGCGCTGATTTTCAATAAGATAAAGGTCAAAAATAGCCATAAAAAAGCCCAAAAGCCAATATTCAAAATTGTAAGTTGCATAAATAAAATTGAATTTTTTCAATCCTAACGAAACACATACTTTTTCAATGATTAAATGTTATTGTTCTAAACATTATAGTAAAATGGGCTTGTAGAGTATTTTTGGTTTTTCATTCTTTGTTTATGCAAAGTTTTAGTTTGTAAGTGATTGTACTTCAAGCTCAAACAAGGTAAAGACATAATTGCACAGGTCAATTGCGTGAGGGGCATGGAGCATGCCGATAGGCAGTGCGAAGCGTTAGCGAAGCACCGAAGCGAAGCGTAGTGCGGAATGCCCCGACCCTTGCGTCAGCAAGGGGCACGCCAAAAAGAAATAAAGAATAACGTGAGTTTTGGATTGTAAAAAAGTTTGGGATTATAGATAGCAATAAAATGAGATAAGATTTGGATAAAAAAGGCAATAAAGTTGCTCTTATGATAATAAAATTGTTATCATCGGTCTGTTTATGCGGTTTTTGTAAAGCCTTAGATTGCATATAACGCTACCCACACTTTACAAAGCACGAATATGCAAAATAATCAGAGTAAAAAAACCGTGTTTAACGCACAGTGAAATCATCACTATACTGGTAGTATATCATTGTAGCTACTACGGACACAAAAATTTCAGATACTACTACAAGTGTGTAGTTAGAAATGGAGTTATTGCATTCCTGCTTTTCCGAATGTATGCAGTTATGAACGGTTTATACAGTTGATACCAAGAGTATTAAGACACACGACCACCTTCGTATATTATCTCTGTATTCGTAACCGTAAAGCATTAGAAGGGATACATTATGCTGACAGTAAAAACTGCCTGTTTGTAACAACCTACGTATAAAAAGTCATAAGGTATTTAAGACAATAGCAGGACGTGGAAAATCAAGCACGGGCTGATTCTATGGACTAAAACTATTTTTGGTTGTCAGTGATATGGGAGATGTGGTAGGGGTCAAACTCACCCCTAGTAATGTAGCAGATAATCAACTCTATTAACCAAACCCTGTAAAAACATGAAAAGTAAAATGCTCAAGGGAATATGAGCGGCATTATTTAAGTAAGCGATGCATGATAGAGGGCATCTTTGATACTCTCATGACACAGTGTGATATAGATTATACCCGCCACAGAAGCCCCGTCAAATAGTACATACATTGGCAGGGGATTCTGGCATACAGCCATTTTTTACGCAAGCCTAGTGTAGAAAAGTATCCTATTTGGAAATCATCATAGAGTAGCTTCCTTTGTACGCAGCTTGACGATAGATTAGGTATGTATTTTTACACACAATCCATGCATATTCAGATAAGCCAATGGATATATTTTTTATTCAGTTTTCAATAACTTCCTATAAAATAAAAACAATTCAATTACTCACATGCAAAACTCACGGTTATATATCTTTCTAGCTACTTTACTGTATTCATGCCACAAAAATATGCTAAAAAAATATAGCCTAGTGGTTGGCTATACAGTACATATTCTTTATCTTTGAAACATGAAAACCTATCATCCCTTGTTAAAACGTATATTAGAGGGAGAAAGTGAGGTTTTAGATTTTAAGAAAACTATTTCGAGCGTGCATAAAATTGCTAAAACCATTGTAGCCTTTGCTAACACGAAAGGAGGTAGCATCTTAATAGGAGTGAACGACAACAAAACCTTATCTGGAATCAAGTCAGAAGAAGAAGGCTACATGGTACAAAGCGCGGCTCAATTTTTTTGCTTTCCCCCTGTACCGATAGAATTGATAGAACATGAAATTGGTAAAATAACTATTGTGGAAGTTATTGTACCGAATAGTCCCGAGAAACCCCACTATGCCCAAGATGAACAAGGTAAAAAATGGGTCTACATACGCGTCAAGGATAAGTCTGTTTTAGCCAGTAGGGAAGTAATTGCCGTACTCAAAACAGAAAAGCGTAAAAAACCTATTACAATGCAATATACTCACTTAGAGCAAGGACTATTAGAGTATCTCTCTAAACATGAAAAAATTACTTTGAAAGGTTTTTGCGAATTACTCAATATTCCTCGCAGAAAAGCTTCTCAAATATTGGTTACCATGGTTAGTATGGGAATTATTCGGCTGCATGCCACTGAAAAACAGGATTTTTATACGTTAAGCTAGAAATGCATTGTATGAAACAAATTTTAGAATTTTTGCAAAATTTTTACTATGACTGAACCATCTTATTTTGAAATTATTACTGAACAAAAGAAAAATCGCAAAAGAAAATTTATACATTACTTCACGCTTGCAGGGATGGTTATTACCGCAATAAGTGCCATAATTGCACTTTATCACCGTATTCATTTAGGTGTTAGCGTAGCTTTGTCCCTCTGTGTGATAATGAGTATTATTTTTTTAGTCAATCTCAAAATTTATCGTGAGGAGGTAACGGAGCTATACATAATTTTTCTTAATCTCGCAATAGGTATAGGCGTTTGGCTGGTAGGTAGAGAAGCTTTTATGAGCATTTTTTACACAAGTATGTTTTTAGCAATTGGCTTACTACTAGATAACAAACATCCTTTGAAAATACTGTTTCATTTTTGTTTTACGATATTTTTTGCATTTTTAACTTACTATGTAGAAATACCTTTTTACAAGGTTCAAAAGCCTACAATCGAAGAAGCGAATATTCTCAAAAATATGAATTTTATTCTGTGTAATTTGCTAAACATTTTTTTTGTGTGGGAAATGATTAAAATGACACGTCAAACTGAACAAAAGCTTATTGATTTTGCGACTGAACTCCAATCTCATAATAAGGTACTCAAGGACTTAAATGCAGAATTAGATCAGTTTGCGTATCGAGTTAGCCATGATTTGAGAGCGCCTATCAGTTCTACTTTGGGTTTGATTTATTTAGCCAAAGAAGAATATCAATTGGAAAAAATGCAAGAATACCTTCAAATGATGGAAAAAAGTCTTATCAAGTTAGATGATTTCATTCAGGAAATTCTAATGCACACTCGTAACTCACGTTTACCTGTGGTATATGAACCTATCGAAAATGTACGGCAATTTATTCAAGAAGTTGCGCAGCCTTTTATACAAGCCCCTTCCTTCCAACACATTCAATTTACTGTAGCTGTTCAAGAAAATGCCATTTTTTACACAGATAAAACTCGCCTCAAAATGATATTACAAAACCTATTAAACAATGCTTTTTATTATCATGATGCCCAAAAAGCTAAGTGTTGGATAAAATTAGAAATGCAAATTGACCCCGACCAGGTCAAAATTGAAATTACAGATAATGGTATAGGTATAGAAGAAAAACACTTAAATAAAATTTTTGACATGTTCTTTCGAGGTACAGAAAAGGCACCAGGTACAGGTTTAGGTTTATATATTGTTAAGCAAGTTTTAGAAAAGCTAGAAGGTAAAATTTCTGTTCGTTCTACATATCTACAAGGTACTACCTTCACAGTAGAATTTCCAAATCGTAGTTTGAA of the Bacteroidia bacterium genome contains:
- a CDS encoding DMT family transporter yields the protein MKWFLLVLLSIIWGSSYMLMKRGLEGFTYVEVGLMRSALAGIVLLPFALYHIRSIKKQHIKPLFISIAIGTLIPNLLFAKSQAHIGGGMTGILNALSPLFIIIIGAVLFKDKTHKTQWYGILIGLLGCIVMLYFSQKMGSEYDWMYSGLVLITAFMGALNVQIIHHYLTDIKPIALASVTLSVASILSASYLMLKTPVWEHLQQPKGQVAFIYIAILAIVGSAIALILFNYLLSISNAVFSSSITYLMPIVSIFWGILDNEPFIWAHAVGIILIFTGIYVSNLKKTRLMRYVVKTARFMQFRRNLRYK
- a CDS encoding putative DNA binding domain-containing protein, with protein sequence MKTYHPLLKRILEGESEVLDFKKTISSVHKIAKTIVAFANTKGGSILIGVNDNKTLSGIKSEEEGYMVQSAAQFFCFPPVPIELIEHEIGKITIVEVIVPNSPEKPHYAQDEQGKKWVYIRVKDKSVLASREVIAVLKTEKRKKPITMQYTHLEQGLLEYLSKHEKITLKGFCELLNIPRRKASQILVTMVSMGIIRLHATEKQDFYTLS
- a CDS encoding HAMP domain-containing histidine kinase, with the protein product MTEPSYFEIITEQKKNRKRKFIHYFTLAGMVITAISAIIALYHRIHLGVSVALSLCVIMSIIFLVNLKIYREEVTELYIIFLNLAIGIGVWLVGREAFMSIFYTSMFLAIGLLLDNKHPLKILFHFCFTIFFAFLTYYVEIPFYKVQKPTIEEANILKNMNFILCNLLNIFFVWEMIKMTRQTEQKLIDFATELQSHNKVLKDLNAELDQFAYRVSHDLRAPISSTLGLIYLAKEEYQLEKMQEYLQMMEKSLIKLDDFIQEILMHTRNSRLPVVYEPIENVRQFIQEVAQPFIQAPSFQHIQFTVAVQENAIFYTDKTRLKMILQNLLNNAFYYHDAQKAKCWIKLEMQIDPDQVKIEITDNGIGIEEKHLNKIFDMFFRGTEKAPGTGLGLYIVKQVLEKLEGKISVRSTYLQGTTFTVEFPNRSLKNEQV